The following are from one region of the Littorina saxatilis isolate snail1 linkage group LG2, US_GU_Lsax_2.0, whole genome shotgun sequence genome:
- the LOC138960296 gene encoding mitogen-activated protein kinase kinase kinase 13-like → MTLERNMQPPHSCPESMSVLARSATAAVDIPKKDEPIYSRNSPNTLHVLTTSSDFEFSNSMLRLEHDVDQVSLTEKSDASSSPSPTTARSAPVTPTHNHGNGVDVGYRDGTQRGFFEGLLGCLRPVWTIIGKAAAAELKQQDDWEIPFESITDLQWLGSGAQGAVFLGKLCNEEVAVKKVRDIKETDIRNLRKLNHPNIINFKGVCTQAPCYCIIMEYCPYGQLYEVLRDGKEIPPALVLDWSKQIASGMNYLHSHKIIHRDLKSPNVLVAKNDVVKISDFGTSREWNEKSTKMSFAGTVSWMAPEVIRNEPCNEKVDIWSFGVVLWEIITKEIPYKDVDSSAIIWGVGSNSLHLPVPDTCPEGFKLLMRQCWSAKPRNRPSFRQILMHLEIATPELMNYNRENFAECQELWREEIKENFQKMKAEGSHLPQLEEELVRRRKEELRHAQDVREHYERKLERANNLYMELTACMLQLEKRERELLKREQQLTLYNKRRKSIVRPIIKAQERLDRLSKKRPHKPSSELNSPDSLNTVCTGSMTTSSEQVLPSPTKIRARKSRHRRNNSRGSSKDITSPVKSPTHELGGQGAEGESSQTFNTPHSLHPLHASSKYVYAEDHVSPTAFRYLGPATAIREHHTEDEHECGEREGCVPPSPKAPVPDPDGNMNDVCFGCDGGCSDATCSSSKRSSQISADVESSCDSLARSPMRPCSGTHPEFLPSLGTLIDDPTAISPTETCTSNMAESGLKPVREKDSNENLNCPSEDIMQEAHTTEACQGRGLSKSPTPSENSGGANLAVKRRSDQDMTAKRTPPLMHRVESVDSEPNENRRVSGVKFRHIKRSEDSWSEEEGDVSEEEHQHRRRTHYSTVSSEGAFSEEESNMSEASHATPDGGLLSTGSAENLQQELAKCQCISDGLSDKEMTVKRMRNQVTNSPERSYETHAPDTSSDSDECSDITVNSTVHRTRSFEKRDTQW, encoded by the exons ATGACGCTGGAGCGTAACATGCAGCCCCCGCACTCGTGCCCGGAGAGTATGTCTGTGCTGGCGCGCAGCGCTACAGCCGCCGTGGACATCCCCAAGAAAGATGAGCCCATCTACAGCAGGAACTCGCCCAACACGCTGCACGTGCTCACCACCAGCTCAGACTTTGAGTTCTCCAACAG CATGCTGCGGTTGGAGCACGATGTTGACCAGGTCAGCCTGACGGAGAAATCGGACGCCTCCTCCAGCCCCTCTCCCACCACTGCCCGCTCCGCCCCCGTCACCCCTACCCATAACCATGGCAACGGCGTGGACGTTGGCTACAGAGACGGCACCCAGCGAGGCTTCTTCGAGGGTCTGCTGGGCTGTCTCAGGCCCGTCTGGACCATCATCGGCAAAGCTGCCGCTGCAGAACTCAAACAGCAAG ATGACTGGGAGATTCCTTTTGAGAGCATCACAGACCTACAGTGGTTGGGGAGCGGTGCCCAAGGGGCGGTGTTTCTCGGAAAACTGTGTAACGAGGAGGTGGCCGTCAAGAAAGTACGCGACATCAAGGAGACGGACATCCGAAACCTGCGAAAGCTCAACCATCCAAACATTATCAACTTCAA GGGTGTGTGCACGCAAGCCCCATGTTACTGCATCATCATGGAGTACTGCCCCTACGGCCAGCTGTACGAAGTGCTGCGTGACGGCAAGGAGATCCCCCCTGCCCTGGTCTTGGACTGGTCCAAGCAGATCGCCAGCGGCATGAACTACCTCCACTCGCACAAGATCATACACCGCGACCTCAAATCACCCAA CGTTCTGGTGGCCAAGAACGATGTGGTGAAGATCTCTGACTTCGGCACCAGTCGGGAGTGGAACGAAAAGAGCACCAAGATGTCGTTTGCCGGTACCGTGTCTTGGATGGCGCCAGAGGTCATAAGGAATGAACCTTGCAATGAAAAGGTCGACATCTG GTCATTCGGAGTTGTACTGTGGGAGATCATCACCAAGGAGATCCCGTACAAAGATGTGGATTCCTCTGCAATCATCTGGGGCGTGGGCAGCAACAGTCTTCACCTGCCCGTCCCTGACACATGTCCTGAGGGATTCAAACTCCTCATGCGCCAGTGCTG GAGTGCCAAGCCCAGAAATAGGCCTTCATTCCGACAGATCTTGATGCACCTGGAGATTGCCACACCAGAACTGATGAACTACAACAGAGAGAACTTTGCAGAATGCCAG GAACTGTGGCGTGAAGAGATCAAGGAGAACTTCCAGAAGATGAAAGCGGAAGGTTCTCACCTGCCCCAGCTGGAGGAAGAACTCGTGCGACGTCGGAAGGAGGAACTCAG GCATGCTCAAGATGTGCGAGAACATTATGAACGTAAACTGGAGCGAGCCAACAACCTGTACATGGAGTTGACAGCCTGCATGCTCCAGCTGGAGAAACGAGAGCGAGAGCTACTCAA ACGTGAGCAGCAGCTGACACTGTATAACAAACGACGGAAGTCCATCGTGCGACCAATCATCAAGGCCCAAGAGCGGCTTGATAGACTCAGCAAGAAACGGCCACACAAACCCAGCTCCGAATTGAACAG TCCCGACTCCCTGAACACAGTGTGTACTGGCAGCATGACCACCAGCTCCGAACAAGTGCTGCCTTCACCCACCAAGATTCGAGCTCGCAAGAGTCGTCACCGCCGCAATAACAGCCGCGGCTCTTCCAAAGACATTACCTCGCCTGTGAAAAGTCCCACTCACGAGCTGGGCGGCCAGGGGGCGGAAGGGGAGAGCAGTCAGACCTTCAATACTCCCCACTCCTTGCACCCCCTTCACGCTAGCTCCAAGTACGTGTACGCGGAGGATCACGTCTCGCCTACCGCTTTCCGTTACCTCGGCCCAGCCACTGCCATCCGCGAGCACCATACAGAGGACGAGCACGAGtgtggggagagggaggggtgtgTTCCTCCCTCCCCTAAAGCCCCCGTGCCCGACCCTGACGGCAACATGAACGATGTGTGTTTCGGCTGTGATGGGGGGTGCAGTGATGCCACCTGCAGTAGCAGCAAGCGATCCAGTCAGATCAGCGCTGACGTGGAGAGCTCCTGTGACTCCCTGGCTCGCAGTCCCATGCGGCCCTGCAGCGGCACGCACCCTGAGTTTCTGCCTTCCTTGGGGACGCTGATCGATGACCCCACCGCTATCTCCCCGACAGAGACCTGCACATCCAACATGGCTGAGTCGGGATTGAAACCTGTGCGAGAGAAAGACTCGAACGAGAACCTCAACTGCCCCAGTGAAGACATTATGCAGGAAGCGCACACCACCGAGGCCTGTCAGGGGCGGGGCCTGAGTAAAAGCCCCACCCCCTCAGAGAACTCTGGTGGCGCCAACTTAGCTGTGAAGCGCAGGAGTGACCAGGACATGACTGCCAAGAGAACTCCGCCTCTCATGCATCGAGTGGAAAGCGTGGATTCTGAACCCAACGAGAACAGGCGTGTGTCTGGTGTCAAGTTCAGGCATATCAAG CGCTCAGAAGACTCTTGGTCGGAAGAAGAAGGGGACGTAAGCGAGGAAGAGCACCAGCATCGACGTCGAACACACTACTCTACGGTCAGCTCAGAGGGCGCTTTTTCCGAAGAAGAGAGCAACATGAGTGAAGCGTCCCACGCCACGCCAGACGGCGGCTTGCTGTCGACAGGCAGTGCGGAGAACTTACAACAGGAGTTAGCCAAGTGCCAGTGCATCTCAGACGGCCTCTCTGACAAGGAGATGACGGTCAAAAGGATGCGCAACCAAGTCACAAATTCCCCGGAGCGATCTTACGAG actcACGCGCCAGACACCAGCTCCGATTCTGATGAGTGTTCGGACATTACAGTGAACTCCACAGTGCACAGGACTCGGTCCTTTGAGAAGAGAGACACCCAGTGGTGA